TCATGGGGACACTGCGGAGGCTGTATTCCTACTCATGGGGTCCGCGGCTTGAGCATGTGTTGCGGCATTCCCTTTTGACAGCGATGTTGTTACCCGATTCAACGTTCATTGAACTTACCCTTCTCCTCTCCAACGAAAATTACCGTAAGCGGATCGTGGAGCAGGTCAAAGACCCGATCATCAAAGAGTTTTGGAACTCATTCCCTCGAAGTGAGCGGGAGCGCTACGACCTGATAAGCTCTACCTTGAACAAGATCAGTCCCTTTATCACTGACCAAAGTATGCGCAACATCATTGGGCAGCCCCAAAATACGGTTGACCTTCGCAAAGTGATGGATGAGGGCAAAATCTTGTTTGTGAACCTCTCTAAAGGCGATTTGGGCGAGGAAAGCTCTGCCCTGCTTGGTTCTGTGATCGTCAATCTTGTGTTGATCTCGTCCTTGCAGAGACGCTCCACCCCTGCACATATTCGCCGCCCTTTCCATTTGGTTGTAGACGAATTTCAGAATATGGCGACAGAGAGTTTTGCTATCTTACAAAGCGAAGCTAGAAAATATGCGGTGGATGTTG
This portion of the Anaerolineales bacterium genome encodes:
- a CDS encoding type IV secretion system DNA-binding domain-containing protein, coding for MLRLGKTVDGNEPVELSLDERRQGTYIIGTTGTGKSTLLKNIIYQDMRDDTEHGICVLDPHGDLIDELLELVPKNRVKDVILYDPTDLERPFGLNLLACDRNDPHQVRWVVSTIMGTLRRLYSYSWGPRLEHVLRHSLLTAMLLPDSTFIELTLLLSNENYRKRIVEQVKDPIIKEFWNSFPRSERERYDLISSTLNKISPFITDQSMRNIIGQPQNTVDLRKVMDEGKILFVNLSKGDLGEESSALLGSVIVNLVLISSLQRRSTPAHIRRPFHLVVDEFQNMATESFAILQSEARKYAVDVVVAHQYRDQLLDDLSRGSTLNVGNMVVFRATGRDSYELAS